In Geobacter anodireducens, a genomic segment contains:
- a CDS encoding MFS transporter, with product MSEQVKNKGWQVALAGTGINLALGVLYAWSIFKGAIKTSIEKGGPGAFDWNLASINDPYAVCCLTFAFAMILAGKCQDKIGPARTALIGGLLVGIGFTLLSQSNAYMAWVMGFGILAGAGFGFGYSAATPPALKWFPSSKTGLIAGIVVAGFGLAPVYIAPVSSYLLGTVGIQQAMLIYAAAFAVIVCGLSFFLVNPPAGYVPADVPKAEGAAKAAPAKPAVNATASEMLRSGKFYILWITYFIGAGAGLMVIGSVAGIAKKSMGSMAFLAVAIMALGNAGGRVVAGVLSDRIGRMATLLIMFVFQAVLMFAAIPVVSAGHPNAVLVVLLATFMGFNYGANLALFPSFSKDYWGLKNYGLNYGILFTAWGVGGFVMGRASEMLNTQTGSFNASFILAGALLTVGALVSLALKPAKAATPATAAAQPVPRSDFMESFMRGWADFLGFTPSTPRGMR from the coding sequence ATGTCGGAACAGGTCAAAAACAAGGGGTGGCAAGTAGCCCTCGCCGGCACCGGGATCAACCTGGCACTCGGCGTTCTCTACGCATGGAGTATCTTCAAGGGCGCCATCAAGACGTCCATCGAGAAGGGGGGCCCGGGGGCTTTCGACTGGAACCTGGCTTCCATCAACGACCCCTACGCGGTCTGCTGCCTGACCTTCGCCTTTGCCATGATCCTTGCCGGCAAGTGCCAGGACAAGATCGGCCCGGCCCGCACCGCCCTCATCGGCGGCCTGCTGGTGGGCATCGGCTTCACCCTCCTCTCCCAGAGCAATGCCTACATGGCATGGGTCATGGGCTTCGGCATCCTGGCCGGCGCGGGCTTCGGCTTCGGCTACTCCGCTGCCACGCCCCCGGCCCTCAAGTGGTTCCCCTCCTCCAAGACCGGCCTCATCGCCGGGATCGTGGTGGCCGGCTTCGGCCTCGCCCCGGTCTACATCGCTCCGGTTTCCAGCTATCTCCTGGGCACCGTGGGCATCCAACAGGCCATGCTGATCTACGCCGCCGCCTTCGCGGTCATCGTCTGCGGCCTCTCCTTCTTCCTGGTCAACCCGCCGGCCGGCTACGTGCCTGCCGACGTTCCCAAGGCCGAGGGCGCGGCCAAGGCAGCCCCGGCCAAGCCGGCGGTCAATGCCACGGCCTCCGAGATGCTCCGTTCCGGCAAGTTCTACATCCTCTGGATCACCTACTTCATCGGCGCCGGCGCCGGACTCATGGTCATCGGCAGCGTGGCCGGCATCGCCAAGAAGAGCATGGGAAGCATGGCGTTCCTGGCAGTGGCGATCATGGCCCTGGGCAACGCGGGCGGCCGGGTCGTGGCGGGCGTCCTCTCCGACAGGATCGGCCGCATGGCGACGCTGCTCATCATGTTCGTGTTCCAGGCGGTTCTCATGTTCGCAGCCATCCCGGTCGTGAGCGCCGGTCATCCCAACGCCGTCCTCGTGGTGCTGCTGGCAACCTTCATGGGCTTCAACTACGGCGCCAACCTGGCCCTGTTCCCCTCCTTCAGCAAGGATTACTGGGGACTCAAGAACTACGGCCTCAACTACGGTATTCTCTTCACCGCCTGGGGCGTGGGCGGCTTCGTGATGGGACGCGCCTCCGAGATGCTGAACACCCAGACCGGCAGCTTCAACGCCTCCTTCATCCTGGCCGGCGCGCTGCTCACGGTGGGTGCCCTCGTCTCCCTGGCCCTGAAACCGGCAAAGGCCGCCACCCCGGCCACCGCCGCGGCGCAGCCGGTTCCCCGCAGCGACTTCATGGAGAGCTTCATGCGCGGCTGGGCCGACTTCCTCGGCTTCACCCCCTCCACCCCGCGCGGCATGCGTTAA
- a CDS encoding histidine kinase, whose protein sequence is MNRLSLFQKILLAMLTLSLVPLLVSSAILALNLGNVRETLADRIADAADRQASESLRLRAEQVAEGIAGFLQDCEADLKLCVTLPRTPGILTAFYESRHGEVWRRDGTAAAPREVRESIPRYASLAVIDAHGRETLVIREGSIVPESGLRTVADPARTEFLREDYFQRARQLKRGEIIVTHVTGFHVGKDEQLAGAREPEDAYGGREFRGVIRFATPLFDKRGRFDGVMVLSLDHRLLMEFSQHISPGQNRAVVFPSYRSGNYAFIFDDEGWIITHPKFWDIRGVDADGILVPPYTKNSPPADVEAGRIPFNLDHAGFIHPNYPRVAQLVRERQSGYVDITNVGGAKKIMAFAPIPYSTGDYKRHGIFGGVTIGFQADQFHETARAGAAVINLQLREHLRLSAIIVAATSLMVVICAWLLSRGVTRPLALLTDGVRRLAGGESGATVEVAARDEVGELADTFNRMADELELRKNRLLKTLEELEESRRHMMDERNFKESVLESISSAIMTLSPEGLLTSINGTGTRLLGPAAVIGAPYQKVFSQWSDMTGRIAAALAGRREYGREPLVLGADGKERHFEVGFFPIYADRSGGLTVTIRDETEKESFREEMTRLDRLASLGKLAAGIAHEVRNPLTGVSLLLDDLHDRAGLDPESQAMMGKALQEIERVERLVAGLLNFSSPPKAFLREADLNRVIQDTLLLLRRECESRNVALGFEPGDVPVFRIDVEKVRQALLNLVKNALEAMPDGGSVRVATGVDGDTAVITVADTGPGIAGDDLPLIFEPFFTRKGAGTGLGLSITQRIVEEHHGRISVESSAGAGTTFTIVLPRHGV, encoded by the coding sequence GTGAACCGGCTCTCCCTGTTCCAGAAGATCCTGCTGGCCATGCTGACCCTGTCGCTGGTGCCGCTGCTGGTCTCTTCGGCCATCCTGGCCCTGAACCTGGGCAACGTGCGGGAAACCCTTGCCGACCGGATCGCCGATGCCGCGGACCGGCAGGCATCCGAAAGCCTGCGCCTGCGGGCCGAGCAGGTGGCCGAGGGCATAGCCGGCTTCCTGCAGGACTGCGAGGCCGATCTGAAGCTCTGCGTCACCCTCCCCCGCACCCCCGGGATCCTGACCGCCTTCTACGAGAGCCGCCACGGCGAGGTCTGGCGGCGGGACGGCACCGCCGCGGCCCCCCGGGAGGTGCGGGAGTCGATCCCGCGCTACGCCTCCCTGGCCGTGATCGATGCCCACGGCCGGGAAACCCTGGTGATCCGCGAAGGGTCCATCGTGCCCGAAAGCGGGCTGCGCACCGTGGCAGATCCCGCCCGGACCGAGTTCCTGCGGGAGGATTACTTCCAGCGCGCCCGACAGTTGAAACGGGGCGAAATCATCGTGACGCACGTCACCGGCTTCCACGTGGGCAAAGACGAGCAACTGGCCGGCGCCCGGGAACCGGAGGACGCCTACGGCGGAAGGGAATTCCGGGGCGTGATCCGTTTCGCCACCCCGCTGTTCGACAAGCGGGGCCGGTTCGACGGGGTCATGGTCCTGTCCCTCGACCACCGCCTTCTGATGGAATTCTCCCAGCACATCAGCCCCGGCCAGAACCGGGCTGTGGTCTTCCCCTCCTACCGCAGCGGCAACTACGCCTTCATCTTCGACGACGAAGGATGGATCATCACCCATCCCAAGTTCTGGGACATCCGGGGGGTGGACGCCGACGGCATCCTGGTCCCCCCCTACACGAAGAACTCCCCCCCCGCCGACGTCGAGGCGGGCCGCATCCCCTTCAACCTGGACCACGCCGGCTTCATTCACCCCAACTACCCCCGGGTGGCCCAACTGGTGCGGGAGCGCCAGTCGGGCTACGTGGACATCACCAACGTGGGGGGGGCCAAGAAGATCATGGCCTTCGCGCCGATCCCCTACTCCACCGGCGACTACAAGCGCCACGGCATCTTCGGGGGGGTAACCATCGGCTTCCAGGCGGACCAGTTCCACGAAACGGCCCGGGCCGGCGCCGCGGTCATCAACCTCCAGCTCAGGGAACACCTGCGGCTCTCGGCCATCATCGTGGCCGCCACGTCCCTGATGGTGGTCATCTGCGCCTGGCTCCTCTCCCGGGGCGTCACCCGCCCCCTGGCCCTGCTGACCGACGGGGTCAGGCGGCTGGCGGGGGGCGAATCCGGCGCCACGGTGGAGGTGGCCGCGCGCGACGAAGTGGGCGAGCTGGCAGACACCTTCAACCGGATGGCCGACGAGCTGGAGCTCCGCAAGAACAGGCTCCTCAAGACCCTGGAGGAGCTGGAGGAATCGCGGCGGCACATGATGGATGAGCGCAACTTCAAGGAAAGCGTTCTGGAAAGCATCTCCAGTGCCATCATGACGCTGTCGCCCGAGGGGCTGCTCACCTCCATCAATGGCACCGGCACGCGCCTGCTGGGGCCGGCAGCGGTCATCGGCGCCCCCTACCAGAAGGTGTTCAGCCAATGGAGCGACATGACCGGCCGGATCGCCGCTGCCCTGGCCGGCCGGCGCGAGTACGGACGCGAGCCGCTCGTGCTCGGGGCCGACGGCAAGGAGCGGCATTTCGAGGTGGGCTTCTTCCCCATCTATGCCGACCGCTCCGGCGGGCTCACCGTCACCATCCGGGACGAGACCGAGAAGGAGAGCTTCCGGGAGGAGATGACGCGGCTGGACCGGCTGGCCTCCCTGGGCAAGCTGGCCGCCGGCATCGCCCACGAGGTGCGCAACCCGCTCACGGGGGTGTCGCTGCTCCTGGACGACCTCCACGACCGGGCCGGGCTCGACCCCGAAAGCCAGGCAATGATGGGCAAGGCGCTCCAGGAGATCGAGCGGGTGGAGCGGCTCGTGGCCGGGCTGCTCAACTTCTCATCCCCGCCCAAGGCATTCCTGCGGGAGGCCGACCTGAACCGCGTCATCCAGGATACGCTCCTGCTCCTGCGCCGGGAGTGCGAGAGCCGGAACGTGGCGCTCGGCTTCGAGCCCGGCGACGTGCCGGTGTTCCGCATCGACGTGGAAAAGGTGCGGCAGGCCCTCCTGAACCTGGTGAAAAACGCCCTGGAGGCCATGCCCGATGGCGGGTCGGTCCGGGTGGCCACCGGCGTTGACGGCGACACTGCCGTGATAACGGTTGCCGACACCGGCCCCGGCATCGCCGGAGACGACCTGCCCCTCATCTTCGAGCCCTTCTTCACCCGCAAGGGGGCGGGCACCGGCCTGGGGCTCTCCATCACCCAGCGCATCGTCGAGGAGCACCACGGCAGGATCAGCGTGGAAAGCAGCGCCGGGGCAGGAACGACCTTCACCATCGTCCTCCCCAGACATGGCGTCTAG